The Chitinophaga sp. Cy-1792 genome contains the following window.
ACTACTTTCGGGGTGCTGGATATTTCAAATATGTATGAGCAGGTGTCGCCATGCAAAGATATAACGTTGGGTTACTGCCTGACAAGAAGCTTGCGCATCCCTGATTTTACAATTGATGCCAAAGGTATACAACCAGATTATTATATCGACAGGAGCATTCCTTCCTATGAGTGGGTGAATTTTGTGAATGGATTGATGAATGATTAGAGCTGTCTGGAAAATATATTAAAAAAAACGCCGTCTCTGCTCAGCAGAGCCGGCGTTTTTTTAGTACAATGATATTAATGATAGAGGGCTACCGCAGCCTGAATATCTTTCGCTGATAATACGGTGGCGCCGCTGCCGCACTGGCCGCCATTCATAATGGAGCTGGCGTCAGTGCCACCAACACCAGGAACATCTGTGGCGGTAGACTCACCAATGGCAGACCAGTTGGTGTGCCTGAAGGACACGTTATGGCCCATTTCATGGCAGATGGTGCGTGCACGTTGCGCGAAGCTGTTGCCGGCAATATATGATTTGTTGATACGGATAAGATTACCTGCATTTCCTGATGAAGGGAAGGTACCTTGCCCGCATACGCCGCTGCCCAGGTTGTAATTGGTAATTGTTACATCGAATGGAGCACCGGTAACAACTGTCCAATGGATGGTACAGCCAGAAATACCATTCCACTGGGCTATGGCGGAGTTGA
Protein-coding sequences here:
- a CDS encoding M57 family metalloprotease, translating into MKKNMLCTIAVLLAVLFAACKKSADTPGTATIESTQAAKVHGYIIGLGFPAHTIVDNGNEYIVEGDIIFPKNMEVPGGVKTEQYYTGSLVSATNVTNIRLYVDTSMTSMASEINSAIAQWNGISGCTIHWTVVTGAPFDVTITNYNLGSGVCGQGTFPSSGNAGNLIRINKSYIAGNSFAQRARTICHEMGHNVSFRHTNWSAIGESTATDVPGVGGTDASSIMNGGQCGSGATVLSAKDIQAAVALYH